From Deltaproteobacteria bacterium, a single genomic window includes:
- a CDS encoding response regulator, translating to MAKKTILVVDDDEDQRLLCQEVLGDEGYEIMVARDGKEALERVEHRIPDLVVLDIVMPEMDGMEAMTRILRKHKKIPVILNTSYSRFREDFLTGAADAYVVKSSDLTELKKKIRELISSSP from the coding sequence ATGGCTAAGAAAACCATCCTCGTTGTAGACGACGATGAGGATCAGCGACTTCTCTGCCAGGAGGTGCTCGGTGACGAAGGTTACGAGATCATGGTGGCCAGGGACGGTAAGGAAGCCCTTGAAAGGGTTGAACACAGGATTCCGGACTTGGTGGTACTCGACATCGTGATGCCGGAAATGGACGGCATGGAGGCGATGACCAGGATACTCCGCAAGCACAAGAAGATCCCGGTGATCCTGAATACCAGTTACTCCAGGTTCCGTGAAGATTTCCTGACCGGAGCAGCCGATGCGTACGTGGTCAAATCCTCGGATCTCACCGAATTGAAAAAGAAGATAAGAGAACTTATTTCTTCCTCTCCGTAA
- the mpl gene encoding UDP-N-acetylmuramate:L-alanyl-gamma-D-glutamyl-meso-diaminopimelate ligase: MKSQNHIHFIGICGTGMAAGAVLMKAKGYRVTGSDTGVYPPMSTYLEGEGIGFAIGFDPSNLVPRPDLVVIGNSLSRGNPEIEAVLDLKIPYVSLPELLRKELIRAKRSLVVTGTHGKTTSSSLLAWVLESSGRSPSFFVGGIPLNFARPIRRTEGSEVVLEGDEYDTCFFDKRPKFLHYRPDVMIITNIEFDHADIYRNIHEIETVFASAQQLIPRKGLVVANGDESAVRRALKRTFCPVEWFGLGENVTWRIAEFRPEGEGIAFSLLHKGRLNSRLYLPVMGEHNALNAAAVYIVCHRLGLTSQEIQRGFGTFKGVRRRMEKRGTFRGVTVFDDFAHHPTAIARTISALKAHYPGRPLWAVFEPRTNTTRRNLFQRELAEAFRGARGVLIGEVYRKDRIDPVHRLDPARLARDIEVNLTQRAWYMPEVDEIVAFLSDSVRQGELVVVMSNGGFGGLTDKLVSTLKQQDHRGDIH, encoded by the coding sequence ATGAAGTCACAAAATCACATTCATTTCATAGGAATCTGCGGAACCGGCATGGCTGCGGGCGCCGTGCTGATGAAGGCGAAAGGATATCGGGTGACAGGCTCGGATACGGGGGTCTACCCACCCATGAGCACCTATCTAGAGGGAGAGGGCATAGGCTTTGCCATCGGCTTTGATCCGTCGAACCTGGTGCCCAGGCCTGATCTCGTGGTCATAGGTAATTCCCTGTCAAGAGGAAACCCGGAGATCGAAGCGGTCCTCGATCTGAAGATCCCGTATGTTTCGCTGCCGGAACTGCTGAGAAAGGAGCTCATCCGGGCAAAGCGGTCCCTCGTGGTGACAGGAACTCACGGCAAGACCACATCGTCCTCTCTCCTGGCCTGGGTCCTCGAATCGAGCGGGAGAAGCCCATCCTTTTTCGTCGGCGGCATACCACTCAACTTCGCCAGGCCGATAAGACGGACAGAGGGGAGTGAAGTGGTTCTCGAAGGTGACGAGTATGACACATGCTTTTTCGACAAGAGGCCCAAGTTTCTCCATTATCGGCCTGATGTGATGATCATAACCAACATCGAATTCGACCATGCAGACATCTACAGGAACATCCACGAAATCGAGACGGTCTTTGCAAGTGCGCAGCAGCTGATTCCCCGGAAAGGACTGGTGGTTGCCAACGGTGACGAGAGCGCGGTCAGGAGGGCTCTGAAACGAACCTTCTGTCCTGTTGAATGGTTCGGTCTGGGAGAGAATGTGACATGGCGGATTGCCGAGTTCAGACCAGAAGGGGAGGGGATTGCCTTCTCCTTACTCCACAAGGGGCGTTTGAACAGTCGACTGTATCTCCCCGTGATGGGCGAACACAATGCCCTCAACGCAGCGGCCGTCTATATCGTATGCCACAGGCTGGGCCTCACGAGTCAAGAAATACAGAGGGGATTCGGGACATTCAAGGGGGTTCGGCGCCGAATGGAGAAGAGGGGAACCTTCCGGGGTGTGACCGTCTTCGACGACTTTGCGCATCATCCCACAGCCATTGCCAGAACCATATCGGCTCTTAAGGCCCACTATCCGGGACGTCCCCTGTGGGCCGTATTCGAGCCGCGGACCAACACGACCCGCCGCAATCTTTTCCAGAGGGAGTTGGCAGAGGCGTTCCGGGGGGCACGCGGGGTTCTCATTGGGGAAGTATACAGGAAAGACCGTATCGACCCGGTTCATCGACTCGACCCGGCAAGACTCGCCAGGGATATCGAGGTGAATCTCACTCAAAGAGCGTGGTATATGCCCGAGGTCGACGAAATCGTGGCTTTTCTCTCTGACAGTGTCCGGCAAGGGGAACTCGTTGTAGTCATGAGCAACGGCGGATTCGGAGGTCTTACGGACAAACTTGTCAGCACCCTCAAACAACAGGACCATAGGGGAGATATCCACTGA